One genomic segment of Panicum virgatum strain AP13 chromosome 2N, P.virgatum_v5, whole genome shotgun sequence includes these proteins:
- the LOC120658682 gene encoding zinc finger MYM-type protein 1-like produces the protein MRGELNGLQSLILRDSKAAYYVHCFAHQLQLVIVATMRKHKGVSNFLNMISILLNVVGGSAKRRDMIRDINYEQGQKALGCGQLETGTGLNQEQCLQRPGDTRWSSHYKTLKSLVNMFPTIVEVLKVVEKDDRDWKNRDQASNLLVYFQSFDFVFYLHLLLTTLTATNTLSLALQRKDQDIVNAIGCVHSTRLHLHDLRRDGWDKLLDEVNEFCDLHEIDRVEMESTYIDPRQPRKKSGITNKHHYAVDCFNDIIDWLVQELDNRFSETTSQLLVCSAAFNPRESFQAFNGENLMSLAKLYPDDFSNDDLRDLSHQLRLYIADVRADDRFSNINTIGELSQKMVETGKYRLYPLVYRLLKLVLVLPVATATVERCFSSMKIVKTSLSNRMGDEHLSHRLICYIEKEEMKKVSNEAVVHRFMTMEGKGRKYDL, from the coding sequence ATGCGAGGTGAGTTGAATGGCTTGCAATCTTTGATCTTGAGAGATAGTAAAGCAGCTTATTATGTGCATTGCTTTGCTCACCAACTTCAGTTAGTTATTGTGGCAACCATGAGAAAGCATAAAGGTGTTAGCAATTTTTTGAACATGATTTCTATCTTACTAAATGTGGTGGGTGGATCGGCTAAAAGAAGGGACATGATTAGAGATATCAATTATGAGCAAGGACAAAAGGCTTTAGGTTGTGGGCAACTTGAGACTGGGACAGGGTTAAATCAAGAGCAATGTCTTCAAAGACCCGGAGATACAAGATGGAGTTCTCATTATAAAACTCTAAAAAGTTTAGTCAACATGTTTCCTACAATAGTTGAAGTGCTAAAGGTTGTTGAAAAGGATGATAGAGATTGGAAGAATAGAGATCAAGCATCAAATCTTTTGGTATACTTCCAATCTTTTGACTTTGTCTTCTATTTGCATCTCTTATTGACTACTTTAACTGCCACAAATACATTGTCATTAGCATTGCAACGCAAGGATCAAGACATTGTGAATGCCATTGGATGTGTGCATTCCACTAGACTCCATTTACATGATCTTAGAAGAGATGGTTGGGACAAACTATTAGATGAAGTGAATGAGTTTTGTGACTTGCATGAAATAGATAGAGTGGAAATGGAAAGTACATATATTGATCCTCGACAGCCTAGAAAAAAATCAGGAATTACAAACAAGCATCACTATGCAGTGGATTGCTTTAATGACATTATTGATTGGTTAGTTCAAGAGCTTGATAACCGATTTAGTGAGACAACCTCTCAATTGCTTGTTTGCTCAGCCGCTTTCAATCCAAGAGAATCATTTCAAGCTTTCAATGGGGAGAATTTGATGAGCTTAGCGAAACTGTATCCTGATGATTTTAGCAATGATGATTTGAGGGACCTTAGCCACCAACTTCGCCTTTATATTGCTGATGTGAGAGCAGATGACAGATTCTCCAACATAAACACTATTGGTGAGCTCTCTCAAAAAATGGTTGAGACAGGGAAATATCGTTTGTACCCATTAGTCTATCGACTTTTGAAGCTTGTGCTAGTATTGCCTGTCGCCACAGCAACAGTTGAGAGATGTTTTTCCAGCATGAAGATTGTGAAAACAAGTTTGTCTAATCGTATGGGTGATGAACACCTAAGTCATAGACTTATTTGCTACATAGAGaaagaagaaatgaagaaagTTAGCAATGAGGCTGTGGTTCATCGTTTCATGACAATGGAAGGAAAAGGGCGTAAATATGATCTCTAA